One window from the genome of Streptococcus salivarius encodes:
- a CDS encoding AI-2E family transporter, which produces MKFTKNQFIWLAVLFFSCFLIYTYWETVVSICNTIYVASQPFLVGAGIAFVVNILMSFYEKLLVKFIPFGFIAKIKRPIALLSALGTIGLVFTWVVFTVLPDLIDSINTLISQDRSAINNLINWLLKNKSLQKIIQDFGGVTQVRELINSYSAQLLQQIMNGLTSFLTSLTSLPSTLINLFISIVFSCYVLAGKEKLGNQVNRLVDVYLGSYGKTFHYVVAILNNRFRNFFVYQSLEACILGTLCYIGMRIFNFPYAATISILIGFSAMIPVVGAYIGVTIGTILIMTHSVTLALLFVAYVVILQQFEGNLIYPYVVGGSTGLPGIWVIFAITIGSALGGILGMLVSVPVAATLYQIVKDNVVRREGAKAANALESND; this is translated from the coding sequence ATGAAATTTACAAAAAATCAGTTCATTTGGTTGGCTGTCCTCTTTTTCAGCTGTTTCTTGATCTATACTTACTGGGAAACAGTTGTTTCAATTTGTAACACCATTTACGTTGCCAGTCAGCCCTTCCTGGTTGGAGCAGGGATTGCCTTTGTGGTAAATATCCTGATGTCTTTTTATGAGAAACTGCTGGTCAAGTTTATTCCATTTGGTTTTATCGCTAAAATCAAGCGTCCTATTGCTCTGCTCTCGGCATTGGGAACCATTGGTTTGGTTTTTACTTGGGTCGTGTTCACTGTTCTTCCTGATTTGATTGACAGTATCAACACCTTGATTAGTCAAGACCGCTCAGCTATTAATAATTTGATTAATTGGTTGCTTAAGAACAAATCCTTGCAAAAAATTATTCAAGATTTTGGTGGTGTGACACAGGTTAGAGAGCTAATCAATAGCTACAGTGCTCAGTTGCTTCAACAAATCATGAATGGTTTGACCAGTTTCTTGACTTCTTTAACGAGTCTGCCATCAACCTTGATTAATCTTTTTATCAGTATTGTCTTTTCTTGTTATGTCTTAGCTGGAAAAGAGAAACTTGGGAATCAGGTCAATCGTTTGGTAGACGTCTATTTAGGAAGTTATGGTAAGACTTTCCACTATGTAGTTGCTATTCTCAATAATCGATTCCGTAATTTCTTCGTCTATCAGTCGCTTGAGGCTTGTATTTTGGGGACCTTGTGTTATATTGGGATGCGTATCTTTAATTTTCCTTACGCAGCGACTATCTCTATCCTGATTGGTTTTTCAGCAATGATTCCAGTTGTGGGGGCTTATATTGGTGTGACGATTGGTACCATCTTGATTATGACGCACTCTGTGACCTTAGCGCTTTTGTTTGTTGCCTACGTGGTTATTTTGCAGCAGTTTGAAGGGAATCTCATCTATCCTTATGTGGTCGGTGGATCTACCGGACTTCCTGGTATTTGGGTTATCTTCGCAATCACCATAGGTTCTGCCTTGGGTGGTATCTTGGGTATGTTGGTTTCTGTGCCAGTAGCCGCAACCCTATATCAGATTGTTAAAGATAATGTTGTTAGGCGAGAAGGAGCCAAAGCAGCAAATGCTCTTGAAAGTAATGATTAA
- a CDS encoding glycoside hydrolase family 1 protein, which translates to MTYTFPKDFLWGGATAANQFEGAYNLDGKGLSVQDVTPKGGVPFEPGALNPLITDQPTPDNLKLEGIDFYHRYKEDIALFAEMGFKVFRMSIAWTRIFPNGDDAEPNEAGLAFYDKVFDELAKYGIEPLVTLSHYETPLNLAREYNGWTNRKLISFYENYVRTVFTRYKDKVKYWLTFNEVNSVLHAPFMSGGIATPMEELSKQDLYQAVHHELVASASATKIGHEINPDFKIGCMVLAMPAYGMTANPLDQLAVHEFENQNYLFSDIHARGKYPNYIKRYFKENGIEIQFTPGDEEILKNTVDFISFSYYMSVATAHNPQDYKVGKGNILGGVENPYLEKSEWGWAIDPIGLRLVLNDFYDRYQLPLFIVENGLGAKDVLVDSPDGPTVEDDYRIDYLQKHLIQVGEALQDGVELWGYTTWGPIDLVSASTAELSKRYGFIYVDRNDDGSGSLARYKKKSFIWYKSVIESNGEALYK; encoded by the coding sequence ATGACATATACATTTCCAAAAGATTTTCTCTGGGGTGGTGCAACAGCTGCCAACCAGTTTGAGGGTGCTTACAACCTAGATGGCAAAGGCTTGTCCGTACAGGATGTAACGCCAAAAGGCGGTGTTCCCTTTGAACCCGGAGCCTTGAATCCTTTGATTACTGACCAACCAACACCAGATAATCTAAAACTAGAAGGTATAGATTTCTATCACCGTTATAAAGAAGACATAGCACTTTTTGCAGAGATGGGCTTTAAGGTCTTCCGCATGTCAATTGCATGGACTCGTATCTTTCCAAATGGTGATGATGCCGAGCCAAATGAAGCAGGTCTAGCCTTCTACGATAAGGTTTTTGATGAATTGGCCAAATATGGCATCGAACCGCTTGTAACCTTGTCCCATTATGAAACACCACTCAACTTGGCGCGTGAGTACAATGGATGGACTAATCGTAAATTAATTAGTTTTTATGAAAACTATGTCCGTACCGTCTTCACACGTTATAAAGATAAGGTCAAATATTGGTTGACCTTTAATGAAGTCAACTCTGTTTTACATGCTCCGTTCATGTCAGGTGGGATTGCAACGCCGATGGAAGAGCTCTCTAAACAGGATCTTTACCAAGCAGTTCACCATGAGTTAGTCGCTTCTGCTTCAGCAACCAAGATTGGTCATGAAATCAACCCTGACTTTAAGATTGGTTGTATGGTTCTTGCCATGCCAGCTTATGGAATGACAGCTAATCCTTTGGATCAGTTGGCTGTTCACGAGTTTGAAAATCAAAACTATCTCTTCTCAGATATCCATGCGCGTGGGAAATATCCAAACTATATTAAACGCTATTTCAAAGAGAATGGTATTGAAATACAATTTACTCCAGGTGATGAAGAAATCTTAAAGAATACCGTTGATTTTATTTCATTCTCATATTATATGTCTGTGGCAACAGCACACAATCCGCAAGACTATAAGGTTGGAAAAGGCAACATCTTAGGTGGTGTCGAAAATCCCTACCTTGAAAAATCTGAATGGGGTTGGGCTATTGATCCAATCGGTCTTCGACTAGTTTTGAATGACTTTTATGATCGATATCAGTTGCCATTGTTTATCGTCGAAAATGGTTTAGGTGCCAAGGATGTTCTCGTTGACAGTCCAGATGGTCCAACAGTTGAAGATGATTATCGTATTGATTACCTTCAAAAACACTTGATTCAAGTTGGCGAAGCCCTTCAAGACGGTGTAGAACTTTGGGGCTATACGACATGGGGGCCAATTGATTTGGTATCAGCTTCAACGGCTGAACTCAGTAAACGTTATGGCTTCATCTACGTTGATCGCAATGATGATGGTAGTGGTAGCTTGGCTCGTTATAAGAAAAAATCATTTATTTGGTATAAGTCTGTTATCGAAAGCAATGGTGAAGCCCTTTACAAATAG